One Halobaculum roseum DNA window includes the following coding sequences:
- a CDS encoding helix-turn-helix domain-containing protein translates to MEYVDETAAKIMVAARPGDSIRRIAQKIDGSYSWVYDWIERLEDAGFIRREDGVYIENYAVRDRYYDLVAAISRAVPPSIDDGYVIPHFAGMPFAYTKIDGVYVWTHGGYQIARGHDDYPIFIQVADRDIERWTAFFDEFGIPSRIEERPDATDSDAAVSYVLFPTSGGITREWVDGNPVIPLDETIEHMLEYRVNYEPALEMIADEYDRDIDASHEDPRLNA, encoded by the coding sequence ATGGAGTACGTCGACGAGACCGCGGCGAAAATCATGGTCGCGGCCCGGCCGGGCGACTCGATTCGTCGAATCGCCCAGAAGATCGACGGCTCCTACTCGTGGGTCTACGACTGGATCGAGCGGTTGGAGGACGCAGGCTTCATCCGGCGTGAGGACGGCGTCTACATCGAGAATTACGCTGTCAGGGATCGCTACTACGATCTCGTCGCGGCCATCTCTCGCGCTGTTCCCCCCTCGATCGACGACGGCTACGTCATTCCGCACTTCGCCGGGATGCCCTTTGCGTACACGAAAATCGACGGCGTCTACGTCTGGACCCATGGCGGTTATCAGATCGCCCGCGGCCACGACGACTATCCGATCTTCATCCAGGTTGCCGACCGTGATATCGAACGGTGGACGGCGTTCTTCGATGAGTTCGGGATTCCGAGCCGGATCGAAGAGCGGCCGGACGCGACCGACTCCGACGCGGCCGTCTCGTACGTGTTGTTCCCGACGAGTGGGGGCATCACTCGCGAGTGGGTCGACGGCAATCCGGTTATTCCGTTGGACGAGACGATCGAGCACATGTTGGAGTACCGGGTGAACTACGAGCCGGCGTTGGAGATGATCGCCGACGAGTACGACCGCGA
- a CDS encoding orc1/cdc6 family replication initiation protein: MGRFNRESFIIQDKDVLRDDYQPETLEERDEELDEYAAALRPVIQGWQPNNVFLYGVTGVGKTAATHDLLEELQESAGEYDDVDLNVIELNCTGCTTSYQVAVNLVNEIRSPSHPLTTVSSSREPMSETGYQQKRIFNELYNDLESIGGTILVVLDEIDNIGSDDDILYELPRARSQLDLDVKIGVVGISNDFKFRENLSPKVKDTLCEEEILFPPYDATELQNILKHRADIALYDDVLESDVIPLCAAFSAQDSGSARQALRLLRKAADIAENDAMAGGEAKITEDHVREAEHQIQRQQVVEGMHSLTRQGQYVLLTVCQLAAEGETPERTKLIYERYREVLRNHGSEPLKRRRVHDHLSDLSLHGILRLVDSSSGRGNYNEYELDVSLSSALDALESELGELNDIRETAKRHRVLE, translated from the coding sequence ATGGGCCGATTCAATCGAGAATCGTTCATCATCCAAGACAAAGACGTCCTCCGGGATGATTACCAGCCAGAGACACTCGAGGAGCGGGACGAAGAACTCGACGAATATGCGGCCGCTCTCCGTCCCGTCATTCAGGGCTGGCAACCGAACAACGTCTTTCTCTATGGCGTTACCGGCGTCGGGAAGACAGCTGCTACGCACGATCTTCTTGAGGAGCTGCAAGAATCCGCCGGAGAGTACGACGACGTCGATCTCAACGTTATTGAACTCAACTGTACTGGCTGCACCACATCCTATCAGGTAGCGGTCAATCTCGTGAACGAGATTCGCTCTCCTTCTCACCCTCTCACCACAGTCTCGTCTTCGCGCGAACCGATGAGCGAAACCGGGTATCAACAAAAACGCATCTTCAACGAACTCTACAACGACCTTGAGTCGATCGGTGGGACTATTCTCGTGGTTCTGGACGAGATCGATAACATCGGCTCGGATGACGATATTCTGTACGAGCTTCCACGAGCACGCTCGCAATTGGATCTCGATGTGAAAATCGGTGTGGTCGGCATCTCGAACGACTTCAAGTTCCGAGAAAACCTCTCTCCGAAAGTCAAGGACACTCTCTGCGAAGAGGAAATCTTGTTCCCTCCGTACGACGCGACTGAACTGCAGAATATTCTCAAGCACCGAGCCGATATCGCGCTCTACGACGATGTCCTCGAATCAGATGTAATCCCATTGTGCGCAGCATTCTCTGCACAGGACTCGGGATCTGCTCGGCAGGCATTACGGTTACTCCGGAAAGCAGCTGATATCGCCGAGAACGACGCGATGGCGGGTGGAGAGGCGAAAATCACCGAAGACCACGTTCGGGAGGCCGAGCATCAGATCCAGCGACAACAGGTTGTCGAAGGGATGCATTCGTTGACCCGGCAGGGGCAATATGTATTGCTGACTGTCTGTCAGCTAGCGGCAGAGGGAGAAACACCCGAACGGACGAAACTGATCTATGAGCGCTATCGAGAGGTTCTTCGTAATCACGGCAGTGAACCACTGAAACGCAGGCGAGTACACGACCACCTGTCGGATTTGAGCCTCCACGGGATCTTACGGTTGGTCGACTCGTCGAGTGGACGCGGGAACTACAACGAATACGAGCTTGATGTCTCTCTGTCGTCGGCCCTCGACGCACTCGAGAGCGAACTAGGTGAGCTCAACGACATTCGTGAAACTGCCAAGCGGCATCGGGTTCTGGAGTGA
- a CDS encoding Cdc6/Cdc18 family protein, with product MIRDARVLRAGFVPREVEHRDAEVNHLSSVLEPITNGEPADTAIVTGPSGAGKTCISQFVTERLREEVLDVEATYVNCWRNYTRFRTLYQILDDLGATIDIHRQSTPHDELVDRLQQHDGPRTVVILDEVDQLEDPSVIYDLHSLPQFAIICIANKEEELFSRVDDRLVSRLRSSEHVRMDKYHDEQLYDILSARAKWGLDEDVITDDQLYRIADAAAGDARLAIGILRTAAGKADRENHERITDNILLDAAEDARAQIKQKSIDSLTPHQRVVYNIVRDHEPLGPSEIHDRYTEKVDDPRTKRTVRTYLSKMVQYNLVDAEGTSRDREYSLVGSEAASPMQ from the coding sequence ATGATCCGCGATGCTCGCGTTCTCCGCGCCGGGTTCGTCCCTCGGGAAGTTGAGCATCGCGACGCCGAAGTCAACCACCTCTCCAGCGTTCTTGAGCCCATCACGAACGGGGAACCCGCCGACACGGCCATCGTCACTGGACCTAGCGGCGCCGGCAAGACCTGCATCTCGCAATTCGTCACCGAACGCCTACGTGAGGAGGTGCTCGACGTCGAGGCCACCTACGTCAACTGCTGGCGTAACTACACCCGATTTCGGACGCTCTACCAGATCCTCGACGACCTCGGCGCGACCATCGACATCCACCGGCAGTCGACGCCCCACGACGAACTGGTTGATCGCCTCCAGCAGCATGACGGCCCACGAACCGTCGTCATTCTCGACGAGGTCGACCAACTGGAGGACCCCAGCGTCATTTACGACCTCCACAGCCTCCCGCAGTTCGCGATCATCTGCATCGCGAACAAGGAAGAGGAACTGTTCAGCCGCGTCGACGACCGCCTCGTGAGCCGGCTGCGCTCCAGCGAACACGTCCGGATGGACAAGTACCACGACGAGCAGCTGTACGACATTCTGAGTGCGCGGGCGAAGTGGGGACTCGATGAGGACGTCATCACCGACGACCAGCTCTACCGGATCGCCGACGCGGCCGCCGGCGACGCCCGCCTCGCAATCGGCATCCTCCGAACGGCCGCCGGCAAGGCCGATCGCGAGAACCACGAGCGCATCACCGACAATATTCTCCTGGACGCCGCCGAGGATGCCCGGGCCCAGATTAAGCAGAAGAGCATCGATTCACTCACGCCACACCAGCGCGTCGTTTACAACATTGTTCGCGATCACGAGCCACTCGGGCCGAGCGAGATTCACGACCGCTATACCGAGAAGGTCGACGATCCTCGGACGAAACGGACAGTGCGGACGTATCTCTCCAAGATGGTCCAGTACAACCTCGTCGATGCGGAAGGCACGAGCCGGGACCGGGAGTACTCACTCGTCGGTTCGGAAGCTGCGTCGCCGATGCAGTAA
- a CDS encoding histone-like protein: MATEGEDSEQAEIEGSDDGKVPPPVKPTSLKRFVKQQSDMNAGGDAVEELQHHLEFVAERIWLEASKHAEDDGRKTVKERDVQHAIDEFTEPHDLIKKTVEDLDWMKRNLERQVEQSIVYAEDRYDD; this comes from the coding sequence ATGGCAACCGAGGGAGAGGATTCCGAACAAGCAGAAATTGAGGGAAGTGACGACGGGAAAGTTCCTCCTCCGGTCAAGCCAACCTCGTTAAAGCGGTTCGTCAAGCAGCAATCCGATATGAATGCGGGCGGTGATGCGGTCGAGGAGCTGCAGCACCATCTGGAGTTCGTCGCCGAACGAATTTGGCTTGAGGCCAGCAAGCACGCCGAGGACGACGGTCGGAAGACCGTGAAAGAGCGGGATGTCCAACACGCCATAGACGAGTTCACGGAGCCACACGATCTGATCAAGAAAACGGTCGAGGACTTGGACTGGATGAAACGAAACCTCGAGAGGCAGGTTGAACAGTCCATCGTGTACGCCGAGGATAGATATGACGACTGA